From the Candidatus Poribacteria bacterium genome, one window contains:
- the ribD gene encoding bifunctional diaminohydroxyphosphoribosylaminopyrimidine deaminase/5-amino-6-(5-phosphoribosylamino)uracil reductase RibD, which produces MDETHIAFMQRALDLARQAKGRTSPNPLVGAVIVKDGKVIGEGYHKKAGTAHAEVHALNAAGGNAKDATLYTNLEPCCHWGRTPPCTEALIHAGIAHVYIAEVDLNPSVAGKGVQQLQNAGINVHVGVCAQEASDLNEVHRKYIQTGKPFVILKTAMSLDGKIATASGESQWITSEASRQRGHEVRDAVDAILVGRGTVERDNPSLTTRLHDRKGQDATRIVLDSHGRICPDARIFNAESEAGVIIAATAEAPPENVNALDKAGAEVITVPTSHGNRVCFESLMKILGKREITSVLIEGGGEINASAIAAGVVDKVMCFVAPKLIGGQNAPGPIGGVGIRSLADAVNLRRINVTPIPEHDLLIEGYL; this is translated from the coding sequence ATGGACGAAACACATATAGCCTTCATGCAACGCGCGCTGGATTTAGCACGGCAGGCGAAGGGGCGCACGAGTCCCAATCCGCTCGTCGGCGCGGTCATTGTAAAAGATGGAAAGGTTATCGGTGAAGGGTATCACAAGAAAGCGGGAACCGCACATGCAGAAGTCCATGCGCTGAACGCCGCAGGCGGAAACGCCAAAGATGCAACGCTTTACACGAACCTTGAGCCGTGTTGTCATTGGGGAAGGACACCACCCTGCACAGAGGCACTGATTCACGCAGGTATTGCTCACGTCTACATCGCAGAGGTCGATCTGAATCCGAGTGTCGCAGGCAAAGGCGTTCAACAACTTCAAAATGCGGGTATCAACGTCCATGTAGGTGTATGTGCACAAGAAGCATCAGACCTGAACGAGGTGCATCGGAAATACATTCAGACAGGCAAGCCGTTTGTTATCCTCAAAACAGCGATGAGCCTCGACGGAAAAATCGCCACTGCTTCTGGCGAATCGCAATGGATTACATCGGAGGCATCGCGACAGCGCGGACACGAAGTTCGGGACGCGGTGGATGCAATCCTTGTCGGTAGAGGCACAGTCGAACGTGACAATCCATCGCTAACGACACGACTTCACGATAGAAAAGGACAGGACGCGACCCGGATTGTGTTAGATTCACACGGGAGAATTTGCCCGGATGCCCGTATTTTCAATGCCGAAAGTGAGGCAGGCGTTATCATAGCAGCAACGGCAGAGGCACCCCCTGAAAACGTTAACGCTCTCGACAAGGCAGGTGCGGAAGTCATCACTGTTCCAACATCGCACGGGAACAGGGTCTGTTTTGAAAGTTTGATGAAGATACTGGGCAAACGTGAGATAACAAGTGTCCTGATAGAAGGCGGTGGTGAAATCAACGCATCGGCGATCGCTGCAGGGGTTGTGGACAAGGTTATGTGCTTCGTTGCCCCCAAACTCATCGGTGGGCAGAATGCGCCTGGACCGATCGGTGGTGTAGGCATCCGCAGTTTGGCTGACGCAGTAAACCTACGACGAATTAACGTCACACCGATACCTGAGCACGACCTTTTAATTGAAGGATATCTATAA
- a CDS encoding peroxiredoxin family protein, with amino-acid sequence MPRKNKILNTGDIAPLFTLPSHQREEISLETYRDAQNLVLTFFRGTWUPNSRRQLSAVQENVEAYTEYTATPLAIAGQWPRELRGYADKNGITFPLLVDKTRSVIKSYGVYHWLSLEAYNIARPATFIIDKTGIIRYMYIGTHQFDLVKQAEVLESLKEIAAL; translated from the coding sequence ATGCCACGAAAAAACAAGATACTCAACACCGGCGACATCGCACCACTATTCACGCTGCCATCACACCAACGCGAGGAAATATCGCTGGAAACGTACCGCGACGCGCAAAACCTTGTCCTAACCTTCTTCCGAGGGACATGGTGACCGAACAGTCGCCGCCAGTTGTCGGCAGTACAAGAAAATGTCGAAGCATACACAGAATACACAGCCACGCCGCTCGCCATCGCGGGACAGTGGCCCCGTGAACTCCGAGGCTACGCCGACAAAAACGGCATCACATTCCCGTTATTGGTGGACAAAACCCGAAGCGTCATCAAAAGTTATGGGGTCTACCACTGGCTGAGTTTAGAAGCTTACAACATCGCGCGTCCCGCAACATTCATCATTGACAAAACTGGGATTATCAGATATATGTATATCGGCACGCATCAATTTGATCTTGTGAAACAGGCGGAAGTCCTCGAATCACTGAAAGAGATTGCAGCACTTTAA
- a CDS encoding serine protease — protein MTNTFFEHHIFYVAARISVEIPNARSIGTGFFYDALIQDGTNRSLRLLISNKHVFLNPRGRLTVSLNRQRDDGSPDLGNVIEFDQIGFEDHYFSHPDPQIDLACVNAYGTVQADAFYKFLNDDFLTPIDYGKVTPGNDVIFVGYPDNRYDVVNNLPLIRKGWIASMPDVDFNGKGQIVIDAQIFPGSSGSPVFVPWDGRYSLLGVVSQTMIRDSKLQVLQANTPQIGIKEILGLGIIIKQRHVQELIDFAVGEYIRRTSHGA, from the coding sequence ATGACTAATACATTTTTTGAGCATCACATATTTTATGTTGCTGCTAGAATTAGCGTTGAAATACCCAATGCGCGCTCCATTGGAACAGGGTTTTTCTATGATGCTCTTATACAAGATGGGACAAATCGTTCACTAAGATTGTTGATATCAAACAAACATGTTTTTCTTAATCCAAGAGGGAGGTTGACTGTCAGCCTAAATCGTCAGAGAGACGACGGTTCTCCAGACTTAGGAAATGTAATTGAATTTGATCAGATTGGGTTTGAAGATCATTATTTTTCACATCCGGATCCACAGATTGATTTGGCATGTGTTAATGCTTACGGGACTGTACAGGCAGATGCTTTTTACAAATTCCTAAATGACGATTTCCTAACGCCAATAGACTATGGAAAAGTAACTCCAGGAAATGATGTTATATTTGTAGGATATCCAGACAATCGCTACGATGTTGTGAATAACTTACCTCTGATTAGAAAAGGGTGGATTGCATCAATGCCTGATGTTGACTTTAATGGTAAGGGACAAATTGTTATTGACGCACAAATATTTCCCGGGTCAAGTGGGAGTCCTGTTTTTGTTCCTTGGGATGGTAGATATTCATTGCTAGGTGTTGTTTCTCAAACAATGATTCGCGATTCAAAGCTGCAAGTCTTACAAGCGAATACCCCGCAGATTGGAATCAAAGAAATACTTGGGCTTGGTATTATTATAAAGCAAAGGCATGTCCAGGAACTTATAGATTTCGCTGTTGGTGAGTATATACGAAGAACATCGCATGGAGCTTAA